ACAGGGTTCAGTTTCTTGAACGCCTGGTGGAGAAGTTAAAAGCCAATGGTGTGACCGTGCTGGATGAAATCGAAACTTACGATTACGGCAAATTTGTCCACATCATGGATGCCGAAGGTAACAAGATTGAACTCTGGGAACCCGTCGACAGCGTTTTTACAGCAATGGGCGGAAAGACGACAAAGTAAAAATGGGTAATAAAAACAGCCCTGGTGAATTTTCCGGGGTTGTTTGCTTGAATCTCATTATCCCTAACCTGGATAAACCAGAAATTACAAAATACAATAAACAAATCTCAAATAAAACTCTCCAAAGGAGTCCTTTGGACAATGTACAAAGGATCAAAAATCCAAACAGTGAAAGAAGCTCTGCCTACCCTGCCTGCCCTGCCTGCGTGACGTAGTCAGGCAGGGTGACGCGGTCAGGCAGGAATGAATGTTTATCAGTTTATTAATTGAATTTTTAAATTTCGTATTTATTTGTCTTTTGACATTTGTTATTTGAAAATTCTGCCAAAAAATGCAAGAAATTAGAAAATAAGATACTACACAATCTCAATCTTCTCCCAGTTCAGAATTTTGTAGAAATCGAATTCCTCAGGATTTTCTACATAAGCGGAAGC
Above is a window of Bacteroidales bacterium DNA encoding:
- a CDS encoding VOC family protein, giving the protein SSFEFRNANRPDEINYLQWSPFKNGSEYFAPSQKEFMINYRVQFLERLVEKLKANGVTVLDEIETYDYGKFVHIMDAEGNKIELWEPVDSVFTAMGGKTTK